One window of Nostoc sp. C052 genomic DNA carries:
- a CDS encoding YbaB/EbfC family nucleoid-associated protein: protein MTGKGQGFGFGLGKMKELAEAFKKAQQVQEGAKRLQEELEQMEIQGESGGGLVKVIVSGNQEPKRVEISPEALAEGAEVLSDLVAVAMKEAYNKSTATMRERMEELTSGLELPGF from the coding sequence ATGACAGGAAAAGGACAGGGATTTGGCTTCGGCTTAGGAAAAATGAAAGAATTGGCTGAAGCTTTTAAGAAAGCGCAGCAAGTTCAAGAAGGTGCAAAGCGACTCCAAGAAGAATTGGAGCAAATGGAGATTCAAGGAGAATCGGGCGGTGGACTGGTAAAGGTGATTGTCAGTGGGAACCAAGAACCCAAGCGGGTGGAAATTTCTCCAGAAGCTTTAGCAGAAGGTGCAGAAGTACTTTCCGATCTTGTAGCAGTGGCAATGAAAGAAGCCTACAACAAGTCCACAGCAACCATGCGAGAACGTATGGAAGAATTAACCAGTGGGTTGGAGTTACCTGGATTTTAG
- the murB gene encoding UDP-N-acetylmuramate dehydrogenase: MTISQAAGNVCTVSSLNTKKQQTPNSVESEVIYLPNTDCAIKSQASLSAFTSYRVGGEAQLYVSPRNVEALQASLKYAKERDLKVTTLGAGSNLLVSDGGISGLVIATRHLRFSHFDPKTGQLTVAAGESIPSLAWAAAELGWEGLEWAVGIPGTAGGAVVMNAGAHNSCIADMLVSAQVLSPDGTLETLTPDQLGYSYRTSLLQGGDRIVTQATLQLAPGADPAAVVAITKQHKKHRLSTQPYNFPSCGSVFRNPKPYSAGWLIEQTGLKGYQIGGAQVALLHANFIVNRGGAKASDIFCLIRHIQHQVQERWSINLEPEVKMLGEFQGACG; this comes from the coding sequence ATGACCATTTCCCAGGCCGCTGGAAACGTCTGCACAGTTTCTTCTTTGAATACAAAGAAACAGCAAACACCTAATTCGGTGGAGAGTGAAGTAATCTACTTACCCAATACTGATTGTGCAATCAAGTCTCAGGCTTCTTTGTCAGCGTTTACTTCCTATAGAGTTGGGGGAGAAGCACAATTGTACGTTTCCCCCCGAAATGTAGAAGCACTGCAAGCAAGTCTTAAATACGCAAAGGAACGTGATTTAAAGGTGACAACGCTGGGAGCAGGTTCTAACTTGCTGGTGAGCGATGGTGGTATATCAGGCTTAGTCATTGCGACTCGTCATCTCCGCTTCAGTCACTTCGACCCGAAGACAGGTCAATTAACCGTTGCTGCTGGAGAATCAATTCCTAGTTTGGCATGGGCAGCAGCGGAATTAGGATGGGAAGGTTTGGAGTGGGCTGTTGGCATTCCTGGAACAGCAGGGGGTGCTGTAGTGATGAATGCAGGGGCACATAATAGCTGTATTGCAGATATGTTAGTTAGTGCCCAAGTACTTTCACCTGATGGGACGCTAGAAACTCTTACCCCCGATCAATTAGGTTATAGCTACCGGACTTCATTATTGCAAGGTGGCGATCGCATCGTTACCCAAGCCACCTTACAACTTGCTCCAGGTGCCGACCCAGCAGCAGTTGTAGCAATCACCAAACAACACAAAAAGCATCGGTTAAGCACCCAACCATATAACTTCCCCAGTTGTGGTAGTGTGTTCCGCAATCCCAAACCTTACAGTGCTGGCTGGTTAATTGAACAAACTGGTTTGAAAGGCTACCAAATTGGTGGAGCGCAAGTAGCACTACTTCATGCTAATTTCATCGTTAACCGTGGTGGAGCAAAAGCTAGTGATATCTTCTGTCTTATTCGCCACATACAACACCAAGTACAAGAACGTTGGTCTATTAATTTAGAGCCAGAAGTCAAAATGCTCGGAGAGTTTCAAGGTGCTTGTGGATAG
- the murC gene encoding UDP-N-acetylmuramate--L-alanine ligase — MTNSVDFSGRPFHFIGIGGIGMSALAYVLTKRQFPVSGSDLRPNHITHKLESIGAHIFGKQEASNLEFFRPQVLANAVVLNSQEQLTPDTNSKLPQVICSTAINTNNLEYKAALELGCPILHRSDVLAALIAEYYSIAVAGTHGKTTTSSMIGYMLLEAGLDPTILVGGEVNAWSGNARLGQSQYLVAEADESDGSLVKHAPEIGIITNIELDHPDHYDTLEEVIDIFQTFAKSCKTLIGSVDCATVRDRLQPTITYSLHSDTNADYTVTNIDYRADGTTALVWEKGKALGVLTLRLLSRHNLSNALAAVAVGRALGLEFGAIAKGIATFEGARRRFEFRGEVNGITFIDDYAHHPSEIRVTLAAARLQARPGQRVVAIFQPHRYSRTLTFLEEFAESFAHADLVVLTDIYSAGEPNLGQISGESLAAEIAKQHSQVVYQPTLPAVCEYLLQTLRPGDLALFLGAGNLNQVIPEVITTLCEPAKATS; from the coding sequence ATGACTAATTCTGTAGATTTTAGTGGTAGACCATTTCATTTCATTGGTATCGGTGGCATAGGTATGTCTGCTCTGGCATACGTTCTCACAAAGCGCCAATTTCCAGTATCAGGTTCGGATCTTCGTCCAAACCATATTACGCACAAGTTGGAATCTATCGGCGCTCATATTTTTGGTAAACAAGAGGCGAGCAATCTTGAATTCTTTCGGCCTCAAGTATTGGCTAATGCAGTAGTATTAAATTCACAAGAACAATTAACTCCTGATACTAACTCGAAATTGCCTCAAGTCATTTGTTCAACAGCAATTAACACTAATAATTTAGAATACAAAGCAGCGCTGGAATTAGGTTGTCCAATTTTACATCGTTCAGATGTACTAGCAGCTCTAATTGCCGAGTACTACAGCATTGCAGTGGCAGGAACACACGGCAAAACCACAACCAGTAGCATGATTGGCTATATGCTTTTGGAAGCAGGCCTAGACCCAACAATTTTAGTCGGTGGCGAAGTTAATGCATGGTCTGGTAATGCTCGACTGGGACAAAGCCAATATTTGGTAGCCGAGGCAGATGAATCAGATGGTTCCCTGGTAAAACACGCTCCTGAAATTGGCATCATTACCAATATTGAACTCGATCATCCTGACCACTACGATACATTAGAAGAAGTCATTGACATCTTCCAGACATTTGCTAAGAGTTGTAAAACATTGATAGGTAGCGTTGACTGTGCGACAGTGCGCGATCGCTTACAACCCACAATTACCTACAGCTTACACTCAGATACCAACGCTGATTACACCGTCACCAATATTGATTATCGGGCTGATGGCACTACGGCTTTGGTTTGGGAAAAAGGCAAAGCTTTGGGAGTATTGACATTGCGGCTGCTCAGTCGGCATAATCTCAGCAATGCCCTAGCCGCCGTGGCTGTTGGTCGCGCCTTGGGTTTAGAATTTGGAGCAATTGCCAAAGGTATCGCCACCTTTGAAGGAGCAAGACGACGCTTTGAGTTCCGAGGTGAAGTCAATGGCATTACCTTCATCGATGACTATGCCCATCATCCGAGCGAGATTCGTGTTACTCTCGCCGCAGCCCGTTTACAGGCAAGACCAGGGCAAAGAGTGGTTGCCATCTTCCAACCTCACCGCTATAGCCGTACACTCACCTTTTTAGAAGAATTTGCCGAGTCTTTTGCACATGCTGACTTGGTTGTGCTGACTGATATTTACAGTGCAGGTGAACCAAATTTAGGGCAAATTAGTGGTGAAAGTCTAGCCGCAGAGATTGCTAAACAGCATTCGCAGGTAGTTTATCAACCAACTTTACCCGCAGTGTGTGAGTACTTGCTACAAACATTACGCCCAGGAGACTTGGCGTTGTTTTTGGGAGCTGGAAACTTGAACCAGGTGATTCCTGAAGTAATTACAACCCTTTGTGAGCCTGCTAAAGCCACATCCTAA